A single Ziziphus jujuba cultivar Dongzao chromosome 11, ASM3175591v1 DNA region contains:
- the LOC107431864 gene encoding multiprotein-bridging factor 1c, with amino-acid sequence MPSRYPGAITQDWEPVVLHKSKPKAQDLRDPKAVNKALRSGAPIQTIKKFDAASNKKISPIVNAKKLDEGTEPAALDRVPAEVRHAIQKARLDKKMSQAELAKQINERPQVVQEYENGKAVPNQAVLAKMERVLGVKLRGKVNGK; translated from the coding sequence ATGCCGAGCAGATATCCAGGAGCCATAACACAGGATTGGGAGCCAGTCGTCCTCCACAAATCCAAACCTAAAGCACAGGATCTTCGCGACCCCAAGGCGGTGAACAAGGCCCTGCGGTCCGGCGCGCCGATCCAAACCATTAAGAAATTCGATGCTGCCTCCAACAAGAAAATTTCTCCTATCGTCAACGCTAAGAAGCTCGACGAAGGGACCGAGCCAGCTGCTTTGGACAGGGTACCGGCTGAGGTAAGGCACGCGATCCAGAAGGCACGGCTGGACAAGAAGATGAGCCAAGCTGAGCTTGCCAAGCAGATAAACGAGCGTCCTCAAGTGGTCCAGGAGTACGAGAATGGTAAGGCCGTGCCGAACCAGGCCGTGTTGGCGAAGATGGAAAGAGTTCTTGGCGTGAAGCTGAGGGGAAAGGTTAATGGGAAATGA
- the LOC107431863 gene encoding aldehyde dehydrogenase family 2 member C4 isoform X1 produces MRSQSNGSSEYSVEIPTIKFTKLFVNGKFVDSTSGKTFETIDPRNGEVIAKIAEGDKEDVDLAVKAAREAFDHGPWPRLPGSERGRILMKFAELIDENVEELAILDSIDAGKLFSTGKIIDIPQAANTVRYYAGAADKIHGEVLKMSREFHGYTLREPIGVVGHIIPWNFPSTMFVAKVSPALAAGCTMIVKPAEQTPLSALFYAHLAKLAGIPDGVLNVITGFGPTAGGAISSHMDIDMVSFTGSTDVGREIMQAAAKSNLKTVSLELGGKSPLVIFDDADVEMASSLALIGILYNKGEICVSSSRVLVQEGIYDEFTKKLKEKMEAWAVGDPFDPKVQQGPQVDKRQFEKIQSYIEHGKREGATLLTGGKPLGNKGYYIQPTVFADVKDDMLIAQDEIFGPVMALMKFKTIEEAIQRANNTRYGLAAGIITKDLNVANTVSRSIRAGIIWINCYFAFDRDCPYGGYKQSGFGRDFGMDALYKYLQVKSIATPLYNSPWL; encoded by the exons ATGAGGAGTCAATCAAACGGCAGCTCTGAATATTCTGTTGAGATTCCAACAATCAAATTCACAAAGCTTTTCGTCAATGGAAAATTCGTTGATTCAACTTCAG GAAAAACTTTCGAGACCATAGATCCAAGAAACGGAGAGGTGATAGCAAAGATTGCAGAAGGAGACAAAGAAGATGTTGACTTGGCCGTGAAAGCTGCCCGTGAAGCATTCGATCATGGTCCTTGGCCTCGCTTGCCCGGCTCT GAAAGGGGAAGGATTTTAATGAAGTTCGCAGAATTAATTGACGAAAATGTTGAAGAATTAGCCATTTTGGATAGCATCGATGCTGGCAAGTTGTTTAGCACAGGCAAGATCATAGACATACCTCAGGCAGCTAACACTGTTCGATACTATGCTGGCGCGGCTGATAAAATTCATGGGGAGGTTCTGAAAATGTCACGTGAATTTCATGGCTACACATTGCGCGAACCCATTGGAGTTGTAGGACACATTATTCCCTGGAATTTCCCTAGTACCATGTTTGTTGCAAAGGTTAGCCCAGCTTTAGCTGCTGGCTGCACCATGATCGTCAAACCAGCCGAGCAAACACCACTTTCAGCTCTCTTTTATGCCCATCTGGCTAAGCTG GCTGGTATTCCTGATGGAGTACTCAATGTCATAACTGGATTTGGACCGACTGCAGGCGGTGCTATTAGCTCTCATATGGACATTGACATG GTGAGTTTTACTGGCTCCACAGATGTAGGACGTGAGATTATGCAGGCAGCGGCAAAAAGCAACTTGAAAACAGTTTCGCTAGAATTAGGAGGCAAATCACCCCTTGTAATTTTTGATGATGCTGATGTAGAAATGGCTTCAAGCCTTGCTCTTATCGGTATCCTATATAACAAG GGAGAAATTTGTGTATCTAGTTCTCGGGTTTTAGTTCAAGAAGGGATCTATGATGAATTCACAAAGAAATTAAAGGAGAAGATGGAAGCTTGGGCAGTTGGGGACCCTTTTGATCCTAAAGTTCAACAAGGACCTCAG GTTGATAAGAGGCAGTTTGAGAAAATCCAGAGCTACATTGAGCATGGCAAGAGAGAAGGAGCCACTTTATTAACTGGTGGAAAACCTTTGGGGAACAAGGGTTATTACATTCAGCCAACAGTATTCGCAGATGTTAAG GATGACATGCTAATTGCCCAGGACGAAATATTTGGCCCTGTTATGGCGCTCATGAAGTTCAA GACTATTGAGGAGGCGATACAGAGAGCAAACAATACAAGATATGGGCTAGCAGCAGGAATCATAACAAAGGACTTGAATGTGGCAAACACTGTTTCGAGGTCAATACGTGCGGGCATCATATGGATCAACTGCTACTTTGCTTTCGACCGAGACTGCCCTTATGGAGGATATAAGCAGAGTGGGTTTGGCAGAGACTTTGGCATGGATGCCCTTTACAAGTATCTCCAAGTCAAATCCATCGCCACCCCACTTTACAACTCCCCTTGGCTCTAA
- the LOC107431863 gene encoding aldehyde dehydrogenase family 2 member C4 isoform X2, with protein sequence MKFAELIDENVEELAILDSIDAGKLFSTGKIIDIPQAANTVRYYAGAADKIHGEVLKMSREFHGYTLREPIGVVGHIIPWNFPSTMFVAKVSPALAAGCTMIVKPAEQTPLSALFYAHLAKLAGIPDGVLNVITGFGPTAGGAISSHMDIDMVSFTGSTDVGREIMQAAAKSNLKTVSLELGGKSPLVIFDDADVEMASSLALIGILYNKGEICVSSSRVLVQEGIYDEFTKKLKEKMEAWAVGDPFDPKVQQGPQVDKRQFEKIQSYIEHGKREGATLLTGGKPLGNKGYYIQPTVFADVKDDMLIAQDEIFGPVMALMKFKTIEEAIQRANNTRYGLAAGIITKDLNVANTVSRSIRAGIIWINCYFAFDRDCPYGGYKQSGFGRDFGMDALYKYLQVKSIATPLYNSPWL encoded by the exons ATGAAGTTCGCAGAATTAATTGACGAAAATGTTGAAGAATTAGCCATTTTGGATAGCATCGATGCTGGCAAGTTGTTTAGCACAGGCAAGATCATAGACATACCTCAGGCAGCTAACACTGTTCGATACTATGCTGGCGCGGCTGATAAAATTCATGGGGAGGTTCTGAAAATGTCACGTGAATTTCATGGCTACACATTGCGCGAACCCATTGGAGTTGTAGGACACATTATTCCCTGGAATTTCCCTAGTACCATGTTTGTTGCAAAGGTTAGCCCAGCTTTAGCTGCTGGCTGCACCATGATCGTCAAACCAGCCGAGCAAACACCACTTTCAGCTCTCTTTTATGCCCATCTGGCTAAGCTG GCTGGTATTCCTGATGGAGTACTCAATGTCATAACTGGATTTGGACCGACTGCAGGCGGTGCTATTAGCTCTCATATGGACATTGACATG GTGAGTTTTACTGGCTCCACAGATGTAGGACGTGAGATTATGCAGGCAGCGGCAAAAAGCAACTTGAAAACAGTTTCGCTAGAATTAGGAGGCAAATCACCCCTTGTAATTTTTGATGATGCTGATGTAGAAATGGCTTCAAGCCTTGCTCTTATCGGTATCCTATATAACAAG GGAGAAATTTGTGTATCTAGTTCTCGGGTTTTAGTTCAAGAAGGGATCTATGATGAATTCACAAAGAAATTAAAGGAGAAGATGGAAGCTTGGGCAGTTGGGGACCCTTTTGATCCTAAAGTTCAACAAGGACCTCAG GTTGATAAGAGGCAGTTTGAGAAAATCCAGAGCTACATTGAGCATGGCAAGAGAGAAGGAGCCACTTTATTAACTGGTGGAAAACCTTTGGGGAACAAGGGTTATTACATTCAGCCAACAGTATTCGCAGATGTTAAG GATGACATGCTAATTGCCCAGGACGAAATATTTGGCCCTGTTATGGCGCTCATGAAGTTCAA GACTATTGAGGAGGCGATACAGAGAGCAAACAATACAAGATATGGGCTAGCAGCAGGAATCATAACAAAGGACTTGAATGTGGCAAACACTGTTTCGAGGTCAATACGTGCGGGCATCATATGGATCAACTGCTACTTTGCTTTCGACCGAGACTGCCCTTATGGAGGATATAAGCAGAGTGGGTTTGGCAGAGACTTTGGCATGGATGCCCTTTACAAGTATCTCCAAGTCAAATCCATCGCCACCCCACTTTACAACTCCCCTTGGCTCTAA
- the LOC107431833 gene encoding FRIGIDA-like protein 4a, which translates to MATEMVVQTDRVQKFFDDLEAQKNILSTCTKLFTTLSDHFNSLQQSLSQKSQSLDSKIQALESNSRQTLESLEHRENSIPERESAAATRIEEQKGAALAEFGKQSGNSELSEALKSFSRRMDSSGLLKFIVSKRKESVSLRAEIVQALAEAVDPPRLVLDSLEEFVNCKSTKVGVTDKRWACGMLVQALFPEVNSGKKGPGFARSVVERAFGILERWKEQMDGESEGFTLGAAEAVMFVQMVVGFQLNARFDKDLLIKLMVEHASRRDMAKLAATLEDKEKMGDIVDELVKSGKEIEAIYFASESGLTERFPPISLLKSYLRKSKKNATTILKNGNNSLAATEESSNVELNSIRAIIKCVEDHKLESEFSLDSLRKRATHLEKAKAERKKTSQAANRPQNKRAYGASGSRGGGGGPSSFRPTKAARYSNAYPSYGRRNPNPPAQHSPATRYSGPYNFPGQSVYDAPTPAPYASTYGVPHAQSPAAIPQQPYALPGDNMTNAAFRAGNSYGGQTSYGPYDYPNSAPPSYQPSPYPQ; encoded by the exons atggCAACCGAAATGGTTGTCCAAACGGACAGAGTCCAGAAGTTCTTCGACGACCTCGAAGCCCAAAAGAACATCCTTTCCACCTGCACCAAGCTATTCACTACTCTATCCGACCATTTCAATTCCCTCCAGCAATCCCTTTCCCAGAAATCCCAATCACTCGATTCCAAAATCCAAGCCTTGGAATCCAATTCGCGCCAGACCCTCGAGTCCCTCGAGCACCGCGAGAATTCCATTCCCGAGCGCGAGTCCGCCGCAGCCACCCGCATTGAGGAGCAGAAGGGTGCCGCTTTAGCCGAGTTCGGGAAACAATCCGGGAATTCGGAACTGTCGGAGGCTCTGAAATCGTTCTCCAGGAGAATGGATTCCTCGGGATTGTTGAAGTTCATCGTTTCGAAGCGGAAGGAGTCGGTTTCGCTGAGAGCAGAGATCGTGCAGGCTTTAGCGGAAGCGGTGGACCCGCCGAGATTGGTTTTGGATTCACTGGAGGAGTTTGTGAATTGCAAATCGACCAAAGTTGGGGTGACTGATAAACGCTGGGCATGTGGAATGCTGGTTCAGGCACTGTTTCCGGAAGTCAATTCGGGCAAGAAAGGTCCTGGATTTGCAAGAAGCGTCGTGGAGAGAGCGTTTGGGATATTGGAGAGGTGGAAGGAACAGATGGATGGTGAATCAGAAGGGTTTACATTGGGTGCTGCAGAAGCTGTGATGTTTGTGCAGATGGTGGTGGGTTTCCAGCTGAATGCTCGTTTCGATAAGGACTTGTTGATAAAGTTGATGGTAGAGCATGCTTCCAGGAGGGATATGGCGAAGCTCGCTGCCACTTTGGAAGATAAAGAGAAAATGGGag ATATTGTAGATGAGTTGGTGAAGAGTGGCAAAGAGATAGAGGCTATCTATTTTGCTTCTGAGTCTGGTTTGACTGAAAGATTCCCTCCTATTTCTCTATTAAAGTCCTATCTCCGGAAGTCCAAAAAGAATGCTACAACTATATTAAAGAATGGCAATAACAGTTTGGCTGCTACG GAGGAATCGAGCAATGTGGAGTTGAATTCTATCAGAGCAATCATTAAATGTGTTGAAGACCACAAGCTTGAATCAGAATTTTCCCTTGATAGCTTGAGGAAGCGAGCTACTcatttggagaaggcaaaggcAGAAAGGAAGAAGACTTCACAAGCTGCTAATAGGCCTCAAAACAAGAGAGCCTATGGTGCTAGTGGCAGTCGAGGAGGAGGAGGTGGACCATCATCTTTCCGCCCAACCAAAGCTGCTAGATATTCCAATGCTTACCCGTCCTATGGCCGAAGGAACCCAAATCCTCCTGCACAGCATAGCCCTGCTACAAGATATTCTGGACCATACAATTTCCCTGGGCAAAGTGTTTATGATGCTCCAACACCAGCTCCATATGCATCAACATATGGTGTCCCACACGCACAAAGCCCTGCTGCAATTCCTCAACAACCCTATGCCCTTCCAGGGGACAACATGACTAATGCTGCATTTCGTGCCGGTAATTCTTATGGTGGCCAAACCAGCTATGGGCCATACGATTATCCCAATTCTGCTCCACCTTCTTACCAACCATCTCCTTACCCTCAATAA